From Corvus cornix cornix isolate S_Up_H32 chromosome 5, ASM73873v5, whole genome shotgun sequence, the proteins below share one genomic window:
- the NKX2-1 gene encoding homeobox protein Nkx-2.1, with amino-acid sequence MLHALGSWRSNCACAAEGRRIMSMSPKHTTPFSVSDILSPLEESYKKVGMEGSNLGAPLSAYRQSQVSQPAMQQHPMGHNGTVTAAYHMTAAGVPQLSHATMGGYCNGNLGNMSELPPYQDTMRNSASATGWYGTNPDPRFSSISRFMAPSSGMNMGGMGSLGSLGDVSKSMAPLQSTPRRKRRVLFSQAQVYELERRFKQQKYLSAPEREHLASMIHLTPTQVKIWFQNHRYKMKRQAKDKAAQQQMQQENGSCQQQQSPRRVAVPVLVKDGKPCQAGSNTPTAAIQSHQQQAATTITVATNGNSLGQHQSHQTNSAGQSPDMGQHSASPSSLQSQVSSLSHLNSSTSDYGTAMSCSTLLYGRTW; translated from the exons ATGCTCCACgccctgggcagctggaggagcaacTGTGCGTGCGCTGCGGAGGG ccgCCGAATCATGTCGATGAGCCCAAAGCATACGACTCCTTTCTCAGTGTCTGACATCTTGAGTCCTTTGGAGGAAAGCTACAAGAAAGTGGGCATGGAGGGCAGTAACTTGGGGGCTCCCCTGTCAGCCTACAGACAGTCTCAGGTTTCTCAGCCGGCCATGCAGCAGCACCCCATGGGCCACAACGGAACAGTGACTGCCGCCTACCATATGACAGCGGCAGGGgtcccccagctctcccatgCTACGATGGGGGGCTATTGCAATGGGAACCTGGGCAACATGAGCGAGCTGCCGCCTTACCAGGACACCATGAGGAACAGCGCTTCGGCGACAGGATGGTACGGTACCAACCCGGATCCCCGCTTTTCCTCAA TCTCCCGCTTCATGGCGCCGTCCTCGGGCATGAACATGGGAGGCATGGGCAGCCTCGGCTCCCTGGGAGACGTGAGCAAGAGCATGGCCCCGCTCCAGAGCACGCCGCGGAGGAAACGGAGGGTCCTTTTTTCGCAGGCCCAGGTTTACGAGCTGGAGAGACGTTTCAAGCAGCAAAAATACCTCTCCGCCCCGGAGAGGGAACATTTAGCCAGCATGATACATCTCACCCCGACTCAGGTCAAAATCTGGTTCCAGAACCACCGCTACAAGATGAAACGCCAGGCCAAAGACAAGGCTGCGCAGCAGCAGATGCAACAGGAGAAcggctcctgccagcagcagcagtctcCCAGAAgggtggcagtgccagtgcTTGTGAAGGATGGCAAGCCCTGCCAAGCAGGCTCCAACACACCCACAGCAGCTATCCAGAGCcatcagcagcaggcagctACAACGATCACAGTGGCTACCAATGGCAACAGCCTCGGACAGCATCAGAGCCACCAGACAAACAGTGCGGGGCAGTCTCCAGACATGGGACAGCACTCGGCCAGcccttcctctctgcagagccaaGTCTCCAGTTTGTCTCACCTGAACTCTTCTACTTCTGACTATGGCACTGCCATGTCTTGCTCCACCTTGCTATACGGTAGGACCTGGTAA